The following coding sequences are from one Sesamum indicum cultivar Zhongzhi No. 13 linkage group LG11, S_indicum_v1.0, whole genome shotgun sequence window:
- the LOC105173248 gene encoding phospholipase A(1) DAD1, chloroplastic — protein sequence MQPLKYVYFHNFNIIKSTYYSLHLHSLLILQPNMKHVVGVLRPCNAFLTMNPNQQALRSRKSSTKINASVKIRTNSWDSEQCFVNPKAGKLIRHKWMEFQGINDWEGLLDPLDDGLRAEILRYGEFVEAAYRCFDFDTSSLGYAMCRYPKCSMLTQCGMGKKGYKVTKSLYATCGVHLPDWADHRIPNWMSNQFSWIGYVAVCNDKDEIARLGRRDVVIAYRGTATCMEWLENLRATLTSLPADMSPDNCEPMVQSGFLSLYTSSRGRRSSLQDSIREEIERIVHKYADEPLSITVTGHSLGAALATLTAHDITTTFKHAPLVTVVSFGGPRVGNKSFRCQLEKSGTKVLRIVNCDDPITKVPGFVLEENTTKTSNWLQKRVEDTQWVYAEIGKELRLSSRDCPHLSSGNVATCHDLKTYLHLVDNLVSSSSCPLRATA from the coding sequence atgCAACCCCTAAAATATGTCTACTTTCACAACTTCAACATCATCAAATCTACCTATTACTCACTTCATCTCCATTCTCTCCTGATCCTTCAACCCAATATGAAGCACGTTGTAGGCGTCCTACGCCCATGCAATGCCTTCTTGACGATGAATCCTAACCAACAGGCATTACGGTCGCGAAAATCTAGCACGAAGATTAATGCTAGTGTGAAGATCAGGACAAATTCGTGGGACTCTGAGCAATGCTTTGTTAATCCCAAAGCGGGCAAGCTTATTCGTCACAAGTGGATGGAGTTCCAAGGGATTAATGATTGGGAGGGCTTGCTTGACCCTCTGGATGACGGCCTCCGGGCCGAGATTTTGAGGTACGGGGAGTTTGTTGAGGCTGCGTATCGGTGCTTTGACTTCGACACGTCATCATTGGGGTACGCCATGTGTAGATACCCCAAGTGCTCGATGCTGACACAGTGTGGGATGGGCAAGAAAGGGTACAAGGTGACCAAGAGTTTGTACGCCACCTGCGGAGTCCACTTGCCGGACTGGGCTGATCACAGGATACCTAATTGGATGTCCAATCAGTTCAGCTGGATTGGGTATGTTGCCGTGTGCAATGACAAGGACGAGATCGCTAGACTTGGACGTCGCGACGTGGTGATAGCCTACCGAGGCACGGCCACGTGTATGGAGTGGCTTGAGAACCTGCGTGCGACGCTGACTAGCCTGCCTGCTGACATGTCACCGGACAACTGCGAACCAATGGTGCAGAGTGGGTTTCTGAGCCTATACACGTCGAGCAGAGGCCGACGCTCGAGCCTACAAGATTCAATACGAGAGGAAATCGAGAGAATCGTCCACAAATATGCCGATGAGCCTCTTAGCATCACGGTGACGGGGCACAGCCTGGGGGCGGCACTGGCGACGCTGACGGCACACGACATTACCACTACATTCAAACACGCGCCATTAGTGACCGTCGTCTCATTCGGAGGGCCGAGAGTCGGGAATAAGAGCTTCCGATGCCAGCTAGAAAAGAGCGGCACGAAAGTGCTAAGAATTGTCAATTGCGACGATCCCATAACCAAAGTTCCCGGATTCGTGCTAGAGGAAAACACCACAAAAACGTCGAATTGGCTGCAGAAACGGGTCGAAGACACGCAGTGGGTGTACGCCGAGATCGGAAAGGAGCTGAGGCTAAGCAGCAGAGACTGCCCACATCTAAGCAGCGGGAACGTAGCAACGTGCCACGATCTCAAGACGTATCTACACTTGGTGGACAATCTTGTGAGCAGCTCAAGTTGCCCACTCAGAGCCACAGCGTAG